A genomic region of Leptotrichia massiliensis contains the following coding sequences:
- a CDS encoding energy-coupling factor ABC transporter substrate-binding protein, protein MSENKNKSVFKKNIILIIAIILIGVIPLLLVKSEFGGSDDKGEEVIKTIKPDYEPWAKNLIELPGDETESLLFALQAALGAGIVGYVLGYFKGERKNANR, encoded by the coding sequence ATGTCGGAAAATAAAAACAAAAGTGTATTTAAAAAGAATATTATTTTAATAATTGCAATAATTTTAATAGGTGTTATTCCTTTGCTTCTCGTAAAATCTGAATTTGGAGGATCTGATGACAAGGGAGAAGAAGTAATAAAAACTATAAAACCTGATTATGAGCCATGGGCTAAAAATTTAATAGAATTACCAGGAGATGAAACTGAAAGTCTGCTGTTTGCATTACAGGCGGCATTAGGTGCAGGAATTGTAGGGTATGTATTAGGCTATTTCAAAGGTGAAAGAAAAAATGCTAATAGATAA
- a CDS encoding CbiQ family ECF transporter T component produces MLIDKVSYTNPIKNINPGVKFILSMTTLVFLLYTGSKIVFVFNFILFNLLLLFVVKVKIGDLLKLNFIPALFILTTVISLLFIKADIWTFLLRSFSSIAVVYFLICSTPIIDLDYIFAKLKFPKIFREMFLLIYRYIFLLFENKEKLHNAQEVRLGYSSFKNGMKSFPMLVVAILKKTYYYNLNSIKAVESRMGKEFIFSHRKYKKIGFEIIFVIIIVIINLYLVVKYNA; encoded by the coding sequence ATGCTAATAGATAAGGTATCTTACACAAATCCCATAAAAAATATAAACCCCGGAGTAAAGTTTATATTGTCAATGACGACATTAGTATTTTTACTTTATACTGGAAGTAAAATAGTATTTGTTTTTAATTTTATACTGTTTAATTTACTTCTTTTGTTTGTCGTAAAAGTGAAAATAGGTGACTTGTTAAAGCTGAACTTTATTCCGGCTTTATTTATTTTAACAACTGTAATTTCCTTGCTGTTTATAAAAGCGGATATATGGACATTTTTGCTACGTTCATTTTCCTCGATAGCTGTAGTTTATTTCCTTATTTGTTCTACTCCAATTATAGATTTGGACTATATATTTGCAAAGCTGAAATTTCCTAAAATATTTAGGGAAATGTTTTTACTAATTTACAGATATATATTTTTATTATTTGAAAATAAGGAAAAATTACATAATGCACAGGAAGTAAGACTAGGATACAGCAGTTTTAAAAATGGGATGAAATCATTTCCAATGCTAGTAGTTGCTATATTAAAAAAAACATACTACTATAATCTGAATTCTATAAAGGCTGTGGAATCAAGAATGGGAAAGGAATTTATTTTTTCTCATAGAAAATATAAAAAAATTGGGTTTGAAATAATATTCGTAATAATAATAGTTATAATAAATTTATATTTGGTGGTAAAATACAATGCTTAG
- a CDS encoding energy-coupling factor ABC transporter ATP-binding protein, producing the protein MLRLENITFSYDEETEALKDVTLNIEKGKKTLFLGENGSGKSTLFLIMNGLLKAQKGNIYFEEKKIEHKKKNLEELRKKVGIIFQDPEIQIFAPLVFQEVAYGPENLGYSKEEVEKNVNRAMEEINITDLKDRPCHHLSYGQKKRVSIAAITAMEPELLILDEPTAWLDSKNTKRVSEILDNFSKAGKTMVVSTHDTDFAYEFADYIYVLEKGKIVRQGSRDEVFEDFEFLKKLNLNIPNVLKIKSYLKYKNLDENDYYKFLEEKNLL; encoded by the coding sequence ATGCTTAGACTTGAAAATATAACTTTTTCATACGACGAAGAAACAGAGGCTCTAAAAGATGTGACTTTGAATATTGAAAAAGGGAAAAAAACATTATTTCTTGGGGAAAATGGCTCAGGAAAATCAACATTATTTTTAATAATGAATGGACTTTTGAAAGCACAAAAGGGAAATATTTATTTTGAAGAGAAAAAAATAGAGCATAAAAAGAAAAATCTCGAAGAATTGAGAAAAAAAGTCGGGATAATTTTTCAGGATCCTGAAATACAGATTTTTGCACCTTTAGTATTTCAGGAAGTAGCTTACGGACCTGAAAATCTTGGATATTCTAAAGAGGAAGTAGAAAAAAATGTAAACAGGGCAATGGAAGAAATCAATATAACAGATTTAAAAGATAGACCTTGTCATCATCTGAGCTATGGACAGAAAAAAAGAGTCTCAATAGCTGCAATTACGGCAATGGAGCCAGAACTTCTTATTCTAGATGAGCCAACTGCATGGCTTGATTCTAAAAATACAAAAAGAGTATCAGAAATTTTAGATAATTTTTCTAAAGCAGGAAAAACAATGGTAGTATCAACGCACGATACAGATTTTGCCTATGAATTTGCTGATTATATTTATGTACTTGAAAAAGGGAAAATTGTACGGCAAGGGAGCAGGGACGAGGTTTTTGAGGATTTTGAATTTTTGAAGAAATTAAATTTGAATATTCCAAATGTACTGAAAATAAAAAGTTATCTCAAGTATAAAAATCTTGATGAAAATGATTATTATAAATTTTTGGAGGAAAAAAACTTGTTATGA
- a CDS encoding cobyrinate a,c-diamide synthase, translated as MKKILVSGAMSGGGKTTVSSILMSAFENVAPFKVGPDYIDPGYHELFTGNKSRNLDAFMFDESTLRHIFETGAKGSNIAIVEGVMGLYDGIGHEKDNFSTAHVSRILDIPVILVVNAKGISTSIAAEVLGFKLFDKNVKIKGIILNNVSSEKLYLNLKEAVERFTGIECVGYLPKNEKLSVESRHLGLKQAFELKGSKELEEKKQLFKEIAQNCLDLEKIYEIAEEFEAKSSIDSFEPITDLKNKYKGKRVGVAKDGAFSFYYESNLELMRFSGLEIVEFSPVKDEKIPENLDMIYLGGGYPELYWKELSENVSMKESIKQAYENGVKIYGECGGFIYLTNKLNLLDGNSGDFCGLIDVEISMKNRLNIGRFGYINIKTENGIHTKGHEFHYSEISVDNEKGKFYKIEKNDGRNWTCGYRKNSLLAGYPHISFYSNIKFFKYLIEKL; from the coding sequence ATGAAAAAAATACTTGTATCAGGAGCAATGAGCGGTGGCGGAAAAACTACAGTAAGCAGCATATTGATGTCAGCTTTTGAAAATGTGGCACCTTTTAAGGTCGGACCAGACTACATCGATCCTGGTTATCACGAGTTGTTTACGGGGAATAAATCTCGTAATTTAGATGCTTTTATGTTTGATGAAAGTACGTTAAGGCATATATTTGAAACAGGAGCGAAAGGAAGCAATATCGCTATAGTTGAGGGAGTTATGGGGCTTTATGATGGAATTGGGCATGAAAAGGATAATTTTAGTACAGCTCATGTATCAAGAATACTTGATATACCAGTAATTCTTGTAGTTAACGCAAAAGGAATCTCCACAAGCATAGCTGCCGAAGTTTTGGGTTTCAAGCTGTTTGATAAAAATGTTAAAATAAAGGGCATTATTTTAAATAATGTTTCTTCTGAAAAACTATACTTGAACTTGAAGGAAGCGGTAGAAAGATTTACGGGAATAGAATGCGTAGGATATTTGCCGAAAAATGAGAAATTATCGGTGGAAAGCAGACATTTGGGATTAAAACAGGCTTTTGAATTGAAAGGCTCAAAAGAACTTGAGGAAAAGAAACAGCTGTTTAAGGAAATTGCACAAAATTGTTTAGATTTAGAAAAAATTTACGAAATAGCAGAAGAATTTGAAGCAAAAAGCAGTATAGACAGTTTTGAACCAATAACGGACTTAAAGAATAAATATAAAGGGAAACGTGTTGGAGTCGCTAAAGACGGTGCATTTTCATTTTACTACGAGTCAAATCTGGAACTGATGAGATTTTCAGGATTAGAAATAGTAGAATTTAGCCCTGTAAAAGATGAAAAAATACCAGAAAATCTTGATATGATTTATCTTGGCGGAGGTTATCCTGAACTTTACTGGAAAGAATTGTCTGAAAATGTATCTATGAAGGAAAGTATAAAGCAGGCTTATGAAAATGGAGTAAAAATCTACGGAGAATGTGGCGGATTTATCTACTTAACAAATAAACTGAATTTGCTAGATGGAAATAGTGGAGATTTCTGTGGACTGATAGATGTGGAAATTTCTATGAAAAATAGGCTGAATATCGGAAGATTTGGCTATATAAATATAAAAACTGAAAATGGAATTCACACAAAAGGACACGAATTTCATTATTCAGAAATTTCTGTGGATAATGAAAAGGGAAAATTTTATAAAATAGAAAAAAATGATGGAAGAAATTGGACTTGTGGATATAGGAAAAATAGCCTTCTAGCAGGTTATCCACACATTTCTTTTTATTCAAATATAAAATTTTTCAAATATTTAATTGAAAAATTGTAA
- a CDS encoding precorrin-8X methylmutase, giving the protein MSYIKDPKGIEVRSFEMITEGLGNKVDHFAENEKPIVKRLVHTTGDFGYADITEFHNDAVNSAMEAIKSGCKIYCDTNMIVTGLNKIGLAKFGCSAYCLVNDEEVAKEAKERGITRSMVGIERAVKDKDTKIFLIGNAPTALFKLLEEISKEGAEKPKLIAGVPVGFVGCPESKAALSDYDVPFIRTNGTKGGSTVAVAVLHGILYQMFERDRY; this is encoded by the coding sequence ATGTCGTATATTAAGGATCCGAAAGGGATAGAAGTAAGAAGTTTTGAAATGATTACGGAAGGATTGGGGAATAAGGTAGACCACTTTGCTGAAAATGAGAAGCCAATTGTGAAAAGACTGGTGCATACTACTGGAGATTTTGGTTATGCAGATATTACAGAGTTTCATAATGATGCGGTAAATTCGGCTATGGAAGCTATAAAATCAGGGTGCAAGATATATTGTGATACAAATATGATTGTTACTGGATTAAATAAAATAGGTCTTGCGAAATTTGGATGTTCAGCATATTGTCTTGTAAATGATGAAGAAGTGGCAAAAGAAGCTAAGGAAAGAGGAATTACAAGATCGATGGTTGGAATTGAAAGAGCAGTGAAAGATAAGGATACAAAAATATTTTTGATTGGAAATGCTCCAACAGCATTATTTAAACTGCTTGAAGAAATAAGCAAGGAAGGGGCAGAAAAGCCTAAACTTATTGCAGGAGTACCAGTAGGATTTGTAGGGTGTCCTGAATCAAAAGCCGCACTTTCAGATTATGATGTGCCATTTATAAGAACTAATGGTACAAAAGGTGGAAGTACAGTAGCTGTAGCAGTATTACATGGAATACTGTATCAAATGTTTGAAAGAGACAGATATTAA
- the cbiD gene encoding cobalt-precorrin-5B (C(1))-methyltransferase CbiD, giving the protein MEEYVYFNGRKLRYGYTTGSSATAATKAALMYLLQDGEQDIPEVTIGLPSGKSITIKVDSLKKADNYALASVLKDGGDDPDVTHGLQIFSKVSLRDDAKINIFGGIGVGKVTKKGLPISPGNSAINPTPLKMIRAAVESVLPTGKGADIEIFVPKGEETAKKTLNAKLGIIGGISILGTTGIVKPMSEDAWKASLAIELKMALENAENGEAIFLFGNRGKKYLTDNFEDNTSLSVVISNFVGYMFDRACEFEARKIYFIGELGKFVKVAGGIFHTHSRVSDAKMEILAANALLVGESMENLKKIMASNTTEEATKYIEKTEVYDLLAKKAKQKCEEYCRRNGWDLEVETLIISAERKELGSSKNFFDNFKRKGL; this is encoded by the coding sequence ATGGAAGAATACGTATATTTTAACGGTAGAAAACTAAGATATGGCTATACAACGGGAAGTTCTGCAACGGCAGCCACGAAAGCTGCACTTATGTATCTTCTGCAAGACGGAGAACAGGATATACCAGAAGTAACTATCGGACTTCCCTCAGGAAAATCTATAACAATAAAAGTAGATTCATTAAAAAAAGCAGATAACTATGCGCTTGCATCGGTTTTAAAGGATGGGGGAGATGATCCCGACGTTACTCATGGACTTCAGATTTTTTCAAAGGTAAGTTTGCGTGATGATGCAAAAATAAATATTTTTGGTGGGATAGGAGTAGGGAAAGTTACCAAAAAGGGTCTTCCCATCTCTCCTGGAAATTCTGCAATAAATCCTACTCCTTTAAAAATGATAAGAGCGGCGGTGGAAAGTGTTCTTCCAACTGGAAAAGGTGCAGATATAGAAATTTTTGTGCCAAAAGGCGAAGAAACTGCAAAAAAAACATTGAATGCAAAACTTGGAATTATTGGTGGAATTTCAATTCTTGGTACAACGGGAATAGTAAAGCCGATGTCGGAAGACGCATGGAAAGCATCGCTTGCCATTGAATTGAAGATGGCTCTTGAAAATGCTGAAAATGGCGAGGCAATATTTCTATTTGGAAACAGGGGGAAAAAATATTTAACTGACAATTTTGAGGATAATACTTCATTATCTGTTGTAATAAGTAATTTTGTAGGCTATATGTTTGATAGGGCTTGTGAATTTGAAGCAAGAAAAATTTACTTTATTGGTGAACTTGGAAAATTTGTGAAAGTTGCAGGAGGGATATTTCATACACACAGCAGAGTTTCTGACGCAAAAATGGAAATACTCGCTGCAAATGCATTGCTTGTAGGCGAAAGCATGGAAAACCTGAAAAAGATAATGGCTTCCAACACAACCGAAGAAGCTACAAAATACATTGAAAAAACAGAAGTTTACGATCTTCTGGCAAAAAAAGCCAAACAGAAATGTGAAGAATATTGCCGAAGAAACGGTTGGGATCTGGAAGTGGAAACACTTATTATTTCTGCTGAAAGAAAAGAGCTGGGAAGCAGTAAGAACTTTTTTGATAATTTTAAAAGAAAAGGGCTTTAA
- a CDS encoding ATP-binding protein, with amino-acid sequence MIRIDRKEYLDFLVKSKDRQIIKVVSGVRRCGKSTLFEIYKDFLLENGVAKNQIISINFEDIDYEELTDYKKLYEYIKSKMIEDKRNYIFLDEIQHVDKFEKVVDSLFIKENTDLYITGSNAYFMSSELATLLSGRYIELKMLPLSFKEYYQAKLEYEKMEQKENRISKTLIQYYNEYIVNSSFPYTLQLDSDLKNIHEYLSGIYNSVLLKDIVARLKISDVMRLESVVKYIFDNIGNLTSLSKIANTLTSMGRKTDAKTIEKYIRGLTDSLLVHEVSRYNIKGKEFLSTLSKYYVADLGLRQMILGNRNIDMEHILENIIYLELIRRKGNVYVGQFDKNEIDFVVINSNEIEYYQVALTVLDENTLKRELDAFKNIKDNYPKYLITLDDVMVNTDYDGIKVVNALEWLLGE; translated from the coding sequence ATGATAAGAATAGATCGAAAAGAATATTTAGATTTTTTAGTAAAATCAAAAGACAGACAGATAATAAAGGTCGTATCTGGTGTAAGAAGATGTGGAAAATCCACTCTCTTTGAGATATATAAAGATTTTCTGCTTGAAAATGGAGTTGCAAAAAATCAGATTATATCTATAAACTTTGAAGATATAGATTATGAAGAACTTACAGATTACAAAAAACTCTATGAATATATAAAATCTAAAATGATTGAAGATAAAAGGAATTACATATTTTTAGATGAAATTCAGCATGTGGATAAATTTGAAAAAGTTGTAGACAGCCTTTTTATAAAAGAAAATACAGATTTATACATAACAGGCTCTAATGCCTATTTTATGTCAAGCGAGCTGGCAACCCTTTTAAGTGGGCGTTATATAGAACTGAAAATGCTACCTTTATCATTTAAGGAGTATTATCAGGCTAAATTAGAATATGAAAAAATGGAGCAAAAGGAAAATAGAATATCAAAAACACTTATACAATATTATAATGAATATATAGTAAACAGTTCGTTTCCTTATACTTTACAGTTAGACAGTGATTTAAAAAATATACATGAATATTTAAGTGGGATATATAACTCTGTGCTTTTAAAAGATATAGTTGCAAGATTGAAAATTTCAGATGTAATGAGACTTGAAAGTGTTGTTAAATATATATTTGATAATATCGGTAATTTGACTTCGCTTTCAAAAATAGCGAATACCTTAACTTCAATGGGAAGAAAAACGGATGCAAAAACCATTGAAAAGTATATTAGAGGGCTTACTGACAGTTTACTTGTGCATGAAGTTAGCAGATACAATATAAAAGGGAAAGAATTTCTATCTACATTATCAAAATATTATGTTGCAGATTTAGGACTCAGACAGATGATTTTAGGTAATAGAAATATAGATATGGAACATATACTGGAAAATATAATTTATCTTGAACTAATTAGAAGAAAAGGCAATGTATATGTTGGGCAGTTTGATAAAAATGAAATTGATTTTGTTGTTATTAATTCAAATGAAATTGAATATTATCAGGTCGCTTTGACTGTCTTAGATGAAAATACTTTAAAAAGGGAATTGGATGCCTTTAAAAATATTAAGGATAACTATCCGAAGTATCTTATAACTTTAGATGATGTAATGGTGAATACTGACTATGACGGAATAAAGGTTGTAAATGCTCTGGAATGGTTGTTGGGAGAATAA
- the cobI gene encoding precorrin-2 C(20)-methyltransferase, which produces MASKLGKFYGIGVGVGDPENITVKAAKRLHEVDVIVLPEAKSGEGSTAFNIVKEYVKPEVEQLFLEFPMIKDVEARKVFRKNNADVISAELEKGKNVAFLTIGDPMTYSTYTYVLEHISDDVEVETIAGITSFNSIAARLNIPLMIGDEDLKVVSVNRKTDVYKEIENNQNLVLMKISRDFERIRKAIIETGNKENIVIVSNCGKENEEIITDIENVESVHYFSTLILKKQGIEEWKRFLKA; this is translated from the coding sequence ATGGCTAGTAAATTAGGTAAATTCTATGGAATAGGAGTAGGAGTAGGAGATCCTGAAAATATAACAGTTAAAGCAGCAAAAAGACTGCATGAAGTAGATGTGATAGTACTGCCTGAGGCAAAAAGCGGAGAAGGAAGTACAGCCTTTAATATTGTAAAAGAATATGTAAAACCAGAAGTAGAGCAGCTATTTTTGGAGTTTCCTATGATAAAGGATGTGGAAGCGAGAAAAGTTTTTAGAAAAAATAATGCGGATGTAATAAGTGCTGAATTGGAAAAAGGTAAAAATGTAGCGTTTTTAACAATAGGTGATCCAATGACTTATAGCACTTATACTTATGTATTGGAACATATTTCAGATGATGTGGAAGTTGAAACTATTGCGGGAATAACTTCATTTAACAGTATTGCAGCAAGGCTTAATATACCGCTGATGATCGGAGATGAAGATTTAAAAGTAGTTTCTGTCAATAGAAAGACTGATGTTTATAAAGAAATTGAAAATAATCAAAATTTAGTATTAATGAAAATTAGCCGAGATTTTGAGAGAATAAGAAAAGCGATTATTGAAACAGGAAATAAAGAAAATATAGTTATTGTTTCAAACTGTGGAAAAGAAAATGAAGAAATTATTACAGATATTGAAAATGTTGAAAGTGTACATTATTTTTCTACATTAATTCTTAAAAAACAGGGAATAGAAGAATGGAAGAGATTTCTAAAAGCGTAA
- a CDS encoding winged helix-turn-helix transcriptional regulator, with protein MNKKELPKCSVEITLSLISNKWKILIIRDLLDGTKRFGELRKSINGISNKVLTYNLREMEEDNLLIRKIYPEVPPKVEYSLTETGYSLKPILESMDKWGVNYREKTKYE; from the coding sequence ATGAATAAAAAAGAATTACCGAAGTGTTCTGTTGAAATAACACTTTCTTTAATTTCTAATAAATGGAAAATACTTATAATAAGGGATTTACTTGATGGAACAAAAAGGTTTGGAGAATTGAGAAAATCTATAAATGGAATTTCTAATAAAGTTTTGACATATAATTTGAGAGAAATGGAGGAGGACAATCTTCTTATAAGAAAAATTTATCCTGAAGTTCCTCCAAAAGTTGAATATTCTCTTACTGAAACAGGGTACAGCTTAAAACCAATACTGGAAAGTATGGACAAATGGGGTGTAAATTACCGAGAAAAAACAAAATATGAATAA
- a CDS encoding pyridoxamine 5'-phosphate oxidase family protein, translating into MIDYNKILKENSYGILATLDDSKPKTRIFQYLFSEKNKVYLATTNNKNVYKQLKKCPYVSFLSHSKDYLSFISVNGNIHFTDDIDLKTRVLNEYPAIKELFKTPDNPIFELFYINVEEIRTFDLKTYTNENFKIEKP; encoded by the coding sequence ATGATTGATTATAATAAAATATTAAAAGAAAACTCTTACGGGATTTTAGCTACACTCGATGATAGCAAACCTAAAACAAGAATTTTTCAGTATCTGTTTTCTGAGAAAAACAAAGTATATCTTGCAACTACAAATAATAAAAACGTTTATAAACAGTTAAAAAAATGTCCTTACGTTTCTTTTCTCTCTCATTCAAAAGATTATTTATCATTTATATCCGTAAATGGAAATATTCATTTTACTGATGATATTGATCTTAAAACAAGAGTTTTAAATGAATATCCAGCAATAAAAGAACTTTTTAAAACTCCTGACAATCCTATTTTTGAACTTTTTTATATTAATGTAGAAGAAATCAGGACTTTTGATTTAAAAACTTATACCAATGAAAATTTTAAAATCGAAAAACCATAA
- the cobM gene encoding precorrin-4 C(11)-methyltransferase, giving the protein MKKVYFIGAGPGDPELITVKGQRIVKEADVIIYAGSLVPKEVIDCHKDGAEIYNSASMNLDEVMEVTIKAQKKGKLVARVHTGDPSIYGAIREQMDILDEYGIEYEVIPGVSSFVAAAAAIKKEFTLPDVSQTIICTRLEGRTPVPEAESLESLASHKCSMAIFLSVQMIDEVVKRLLKHYDKTTPIAIVQRATWEDQKIVMGTLETIAELVKKEKITKTAQILVGNFMGNEYSKSKLYDKAFTHEFRKGIEE; this is encoded by the coding sequence ATGAAAAAAGTATACTTCATAGGAGCAGGACCGGGAGATCCTGAATTGATTACAGTAAAAGGGCAAAGAATCGTAAAGGAAGCAGATGTAATAATTTATGCGGGGTCATTGGTTCCAAAAGAGGTTATTGATTGCCATAAGGATGGAGCTGAAATTTATAATTCCGCTTCAATGAATTTGGATGAAGTGATGGAAGTTACGATAAAGGCACAGAAAAAAGGAAAACTGGTAGCAAGGGTGCATACTGGGGATCCGAGCATTTATGGTGCGATAAGGGAACAAATGGATATTCTGGATGAATATGGGATTGAATACGAAGTAATTCCAGGGGTAAGTTCATTTGTAGCTGCTGCTGCTGCAATAAAAAAAGAATTTACCCTGCCTGATGTAAGTCAGACAATAATTTGTACAAGACTGGAAGGAAGAACGCCTGTTCCTGAAGCAGAAAGTCTTGAAAGCCTTGCTTCACATAAATGTTCGATGGCAATATTCCTATCTGTACAAATGATTGATGAAGTTGTAAAAAGATTATTAAAACATTACGATAAAACAACACCAATTGCAATTGTTCAAAGAGCAACTTGGGAAGATCAGAAAATTGTTATGGGAACATTAGAAACAATTGCTGAACTTGTGAAAAAGGAAAAAATTACAAAAACGGCACAAATTCTTGTAGGAAACTTTATGGGAAATGAATATTCTAAGTCTAAACTTTACGACAAGGCATTTACGCATGAGTTTAGAAAAGGAATTGAAGAATAA